One genomic segment of Desulfomicrobium sp. ZS1 includes these proteins:
- a CDS encoding SurA N-terminal domain-containing protein: MKKYGVRAVLTFSLFFVLAGLGQAAQLVDRIVAVVNGEIITFQDLQQQIRLSVGQTPDPATAEKIAPQVLDGMIDDVILRQEAQRLKIEVSDSEVENEIRQFKARRRLSEEDFERTLRLQGLTPEQFKERSREDITKHKMLGYMVRRKVVVTQEEIDAYMEQNRSELTTERIVDVQMLVLVDEERANSLWKSLSAGEVSLEEAVERYSVGPKAENGVMRDVSWRELAEPWRDGLRNLSAGELSKPFLVQDKWVILKLLDRRDGVRQEDAAVEEEVREAILRPKLEERFKEYMNGLRSKAIIQKKL, encoded by the coding sequence ATGAAAAAATACGGTGTTCGTGCTGTTTTGACGTTTTCCCTTTTCTTTGTTCTCGCAGGCCTTGGACAGGCTGCGCAGTTGGTCGATCGCATCGTGGCCGTGGTCAACGGCGAGATCATCACTTTTCAGGACCTGCAGCAGCAGATTCGCCTGAGCGTGGGCCAGACTCCTGATCCCGCCACAGCCGAAAAAATTGCCCCGCAGGTGCTCGACGGCATGATCGACGATGTCATCCTGCGTCAGGAGGCCCAGCGGCTCAAAATCGAGGTCTCCGATTCCGAGGTGGAAAATGAAATTCGCCAGTTCAAGGCTCGTCGCCGTTTGAGCGAAGAGGATTTCGAACGCACGCTGCGTCTTCAGGGCCTGACCCCGGAACAATTCAAGGAACGCAGCCGCGAAGACATCACCAAGCACAAGATGCTCGGCTACATGGTGCGGCGCAAGGTCGTGGTCACCCAGGAAGAGATTGACGCGTATATGGAGCAGAACCGCTCTGAATTGACCACTGAGCGCATCGTGGATGTGCAGATGCTCGTGCTTGTGGATGAGGAACGCGCTAATTCCCTCTGGAAGTCCTTGAGCGCGGGGGAGGTCAGCCTGGAGGAGGCGGTGGAGCGTTATTCCGTCGGTCCCAAGGCCGAAAATGGAGTCATGCGCGATGTGAGCTGGCGGGAATTGGCCGAGCCCTGGCGTGATGGCCTGCGGAATTTGAGCGCGGGCGAGCTGAGCAAACCTTTTCTGGTCCAGGACAAATGGGTCATCCTGAAGCTGCTGGACCGTCGGGACGGCGTGCGTCAGGAAGATGCCGCCGTGGAAGAAGAGGTGCGGGAGGCGATTTTGCGTCCCAAACTCGAAGAGCGCTTCAAGGAATACATGAATGGATTGCGCAGCAAGGCCATCATCCAGAAGAAGCTTTAA
- the mfd gene encoding transcription-repair coupling factor produces MIIPQALQKFIDGSERQTRIFKSGPASQMFLAQALIEKGHNVVLVLPPSADLPLYDSLARLFSPADRNLSFWERRWLRFPHYSVEDPRRSPWPERWRILFALAQKKRGRGVLLPLENLIQKWPHPELLQREHLNLSEGEEISQEDLLETLVNWGYARVSMVTAVGETSLRGDIMDIFCPGYDHPLRLEFFGDTLERIRLFEPMSQRSRAELKSLTILPVAGCIGADTYKEEARSMFDGWLRLGEISKPARAALEKELLQVHPHLPPSMYYPRTVGLDAWLPEGSVFIMAEAQDLRTKLDETSWAWQNYFRDDERQWPRHGLIQTPGDVRKTWEDSRQILCESLVMGVREEGLDLPEEGVSSFEELFWTPESRSRPWRALMQELAVWRRTYAQTIFCFHTEQSRKKFLQLAAQDDHVLKTEYDAQGKGIFALVGSLGHGMRLPWAEIQILPESVLQPGAPKAQRSAGKAFKGLDAFDELESGDLLVHRDYGLCRFGGLHRIKFGDVANDYLLLQYDGEDRLYLPVDRLGQVQRYKGPDGAAPALDRLGSAAWSKARERTRQSIAKIARDLVEMYAFRKIAKGFQYNPISELYWEFEASFGFEETRDQEKAIADVLADMEKPEPMDRLVCGDVGFGKTEVALRAAFRAVLDGKQVALLCPTTVLAEQHFQTFRQRMEPFSITVGLLSRFVPAAGQKRTLEAARRGQVDVLIGTHRMLSKDVEFANLALLILDEEQRFGVKHKERIKKMRSTIDVLTLTATPIPRTLQLSLSGIRGLSVIETPPRDRKPVETSLLERDPAQLKAILERELARGGQVFWVYNRVQGLERVVEFVSSLVPGARVGMGHGQMKAHDLEETMHKFWHGELDVLVCTAIIESGLDFPRANTLIVDQAQLFGLGQLYQLRGRVGRSSEQAYAYFIIPDLDRLQETSRKRLKIILDMDYLGAGFKVAMEDLRLRGAGNILGEAQSGTIGKVGLDLFLEMLEEEVTRLRGGKVETEIEPELNLGFQALIPEEYVADGKERLHYYKALSSCHDEGAIVEIVDDMRDRFGSLPEALKTFVAVLMIKIDARRLGAVRVDLFEDRALIHWDETRHNVDLSKLMGWVGENAACARILPPAKLELRLPAAASPTHAMHALKDQLLVLRERIKL; encoded by the coding sequence GTGATCATCCCCCAAGCCTTGCAGAAGTTCATCGACGGATCAGAGCGTCAAACCAGAATCTTCAAAAGCGGTCCCGCTTCGCAGATGTTTCTGGCCCAGGCGTTGATTGAAAAGGGCCACAATGTCGTGCTGGTGCTGCCGCCGAGCGCGGATCTGCCCCTGTACGATTCCCTGGCGCGTCTCTTTTCGCCTGCGGACAGAAACCTTTCTTTTTGGGAGCGGCGCTGGCTGCGTTTTCCCCATTATTCAGTGGAGGACCCACGCCGTTCTCCCTGGCCGGAACGTTGGCGGATCCTTTTTGCCCTGGCGCAGAAAAAGCGGGGACGCGGCGTGCTCCTGCCGCTTGAAAATCTGATCCAGAAATGGCCGCACCCCGAGTTGCTGCAGCGGGAGCATCTGAATCTGTCGGAAGGCGAGGAGATTTCCCAGGAGGATCTCCTGGAGACTCTGGTCAACTGGGGGTATGCACGCGTTTCCATGGTCACCGCCGTGGGTGAGACGTCCCTGCGCGGCGACATCATGGATATTTTCTGTCCCGGCTACGACCATCCGCTGCGACTGGAATTTTTCGGCGACACCCTGGAGCGCATCCGGCTTTTTGAACCCATGTCCCAGCGGTCCCGCGCTGAACTCAAATCCCTGACAATTCTGCCCGTGGCCGGATGCATAGGCGCCGATACCTATAAGGAAGAAGCCCGGAGCATGTTCGACGGATGGTTGCGGCTGGGTGAGATTTCAAAGCCTGCGCGCGCGGCGCTTGAAAAGGAGCTGCTGCAGGTCCATCCGCATCTGCCGCCGAGCATGTACTACCCTCGGACCGTCGGCCTGGATGCCTGGCTTCCCGAAGGGAGCGTCTTCATCATGGCCGAGGCCCAGGATTTGCGGACCAAGCTCGACGAGACAAGCTGGGCCTGGCAGAATTATTTTCGCGACGACGAGCGGCAGTGGCCTCGGCACGGCCTGATCCAGACCCCGGGCGACGTGCGCAAGACCTGGGAGGACAGTCGGCAGATTCTCTGCGAGAGTCTGGTTATGGGGGTACGCGAAGAAGGGTTGGACTTGCCCGAAGAGGGGGTAAGTTCGTTCGAGGAACTTTTCTGGACCCCGGAAAGCCGCTCCCGGCCATGGCGGGCGCTGATGCAGGAACTTGCCGTCTGGCGCAGAACCTACGCCCAGACCATTTTCTGTTTTCATACCGAGCAGTCCCGTAAAAAATTTCTGCAGCTCGCGGCCCAGGACGACCATGTGCTCAAAACCGAGTACGACGCCCAAGGCAAGGGAATCTTCGCCCTGGTCGGGTCTTTGGGACATGGCATGCGCCTGCCTTGGGCCGAAATCCAGATTTTGCCCGAGTCCGTGCTCCAGCCGGGGGCTCCCAAGGCGCAGCGCAGCGCGGGCAAGGCATTCAAGGGCCTCGATGCCTTTGACGAGCTGGAAAGCGGGGACCTGCTGGTTCATCGCGATTATGGCCTGTGCCGCTTTGGCGGTTTGCATCGCATCAAGTTCGGGGATGTCGCCAACGATTACCTGTTGCTGCAGTACGACGGTGAGGACCGGCTCTATCTGCCGGTGGACCGCCTGGGGCAGGTGCAGCGTTACAAGGGGCCCGACGGCGCGGCCCCGGCTCTGGACCGTCTGGGCAGCGCGGCCTGGAGCAAGGCCCGCGAGCGCACTCGCCAGTCCATCGCCAAGATCGCGCGCGACCTGGTCGAGATGTACGCCTTCCGCAAGATCGCCAAGGGTTTTCAGTACAATCCCATCTCCGAGCTGTACTGGGAATTCGAGGCCAGTTTCGGCTTTGAGGAGACGCGCGATCAGGAAAAGGCCATTGCCGATGTTCTGGCCGACATGGAAAAGCCCGAGCCCATGGACCGGCTGGTCTGCGGCGACGTGGGCTTCGGCAAGACCGAGGTGGCCCTGCGCGCGGCTTTCAGGGCGGTCCTGGACGGCAAGCAGGTGGCCCTCTTGTGCCCGACCACCGTTCTGGCCGAACAGCATTTCCAGACCTTCCGGCAGCGCATGGAGCCGTTCTCCATCACCGTGGGGCTCCTGAGCCGCTTTGTGCCTGCCGCCGGACAAAAACGGACCCTTGAAGCCGCGCGGCGCGGCCAGGTGGACGTCCTCATCGGCACCCACCGCATGCTCTCCAAGGACGTGGAGTTCGCCAATCTGGCCCTTTTGATCCTCGACGAAGAGCAGCGGTTCGGCGTCAAGCACAAGGAGCGCATCAAGAAAATGCGTTCGACCATCGATGTCCTGACCCTGACCGCTACGCCCATCCCGCGCACCTTGCAGCTCTCCCTGTCCGGGATCCGAGGCTTAAGCGTCATCGAGACTCCGCCGCGCGACCGCAAGCCGGTGGAGACCTCATTGCTGGAACGCGATCCGGCCCAGCTCAAGGCCATCTTGGAGCGTGAGCTGGCCCGGGGCGGCCAGGTTTTTTGGGTCTACAACCGGGTGCAGGGCCTGGAGCGGGTGGTGGAGTTCGTGTCCTCCCTGGTTCCCGGCGCGCGGGTCGGCATGGGACATGGCCAGATGAAGGCCCACGATCTGGAAGAAACCATGCACAAGTTCTGGCATGGCGAGCTCGACGTGCTGGTCTGCACGGCCATCATCGAGTCGGGCCTGGACTTTCCCCGCGCCAACACCCTCATCGTCGATCAGGCCCAGCTCTTCGGGCTCGGTCAGCTGTACCAGCTGCGCGGCCGGGTGGGGCGCTCCAGCGAGCAGGCCTATGCCTATTTCATCATCCCCGACCTGGACCGCCTGCAGGAAACCTCGCGCAAGCGCCTCAAGATCATCCTCGACATGGATTATCTGGGCGCGGGCTTCAAGGTGGCCATGGAGGACCTGCGCCTGCGCGGAGCCGGCAATATCCTCGGCGAGGCCCAGTCCGGGACCATCGGCAAGGTCGGCCTCGACCTCTTTTTGGAAATGCTTGAGGAAGAAGTGACCAGATTGCGCGGCGGAAAGGTCGAAACGGAGATCGAGCCGGAGCTCAATCTTGGCTTCCAGGCCCTCATCCCCGAAGAGTACGTGGCCGACGGCAAGGAACGCCTGCATTATTACAAGGCCCTGTCCTCCTGTCACGATGAGGGGGCCATCGTCGAAATCGTGGACGACATGCGCGACCGCTTCGGCTCTCTGCCCGAGGCGCTGAAGACCTTTGTGGCCGTGCTCATGATCAAGATCGACGCCCGCAGGCTGGGCGCGGTGCGGGTGGACCTGTTCGAAGACCGGGCTCTTATCCACTGGGACGAAACCCGGCACAATGTCGACCTTTCCAAGCTCATGGGCTGGGTGGGCGAAAATGCCGCCTGCGCCCGGATTCTGCCACCGGCCAAGCTGGAACTGCGCCTGCCTGCCGCGGCCTCGCCGACCCATGCTATGCATGCGTTGAAAGACCAGCTGCTGGTGCTCAGAGAGCGGATCAAGCTGTGA
- the glyQ gene encoding glycine--tRNA ligase subunit alpha produces the protein MNFQDVITNLQRFWADQGCVLQFPYDMEVGAGTFNPSTFLRVLGPEPWKVAYPESTRRPTDGRYGENPNRLQHYFQFQVILKPSPANVLELYLDSLGVLGIDKHVHDIRFVEDDWESPTLGAWGLGWEVWLNGMEVTQFTYFQQVGGINLEPISCEITYGVERLCMYLQEKESVYDLAWNDHVTYGQVYHQAEVEHSKYNFDHSDQDMLLGFFNSCEAESAKLCEAGLPWPAYDFCLKCSHTFNLLDARGAISITERAKYIARVRALASNVARLYVEQREAMGHPLLKS, from the coding sequence ATGAATTTTCAGGACGTGATTACCAACCTGCAGCGTTTCTGGGCCGATCAGGGCTGTGTGCTGCAGTTTCCATACGATATGGAAGTCGGGGCGGGAACGTTCAACCCGTCCACTTTTCTGCGGGTGCTCGGGCCAGAGCCATGGAAGGTGGCCTATCCCGAATCCACGCGCAGGCCTACGGACGGGCGCTACGGCGAGAATCCGAACCGTCTGCAGCACTATTTCCAGTTTCAGGTCATTCTGAAACCGTCCCCGGCCAATGTCCTGGAACTGTACCTGGACAGCCTTGGCGTTCTTGGCATCGACAAGCACGTCCATGATATCCGCTTTGTCGAGGACGATTGGGAGAGCCCGACGCTTGGTGCCTGGGGCCTGGGCTGGGAAGTGTGGCTGAACGGCATGGAAGTCACGCAGTTCACCTATTTTCAGCAGGTCGGCGGCATCAATCTGGAGCCCATCAGCTGCGAGATTACCTACGGCGTGGAGCGGCTGTGCATGTATCTGCAGGAAAAGGAGTCGGTCTACGACCTGGCCTGGAACGACCACGTGACCTACGGACAGGTCTATCACCAGGCCGAGGTGGAGCACTCCAAGTACAATTTCGACCACTCCGACCAGGACATGCTGCTGGGGTTCTTCAACTCCTGCGAGGCCGAGAGCGCGAAGCTATGCGAAGCCGGCCTGCCTTGGCCCGCCTATGATTTCTGTCTGAAATGCTCCCACACCTTCAACCTGCTGGATGCGCGCGGCGCGATCTCCATCACGGAGCGGGCCAAGTACATCGCGCGGGTGCGGGCCCTGGCGTCGAACGTGGCCAGACTTTACGTGGAGCAGCGCGAGGCGATGGGGCATCCGCTCCTGAAATCCTAA
- the recO gene encoding DNA repair protein RecO has translation MEFSEKVLVLRVGTFREADCWVRFFSPTHGLLTAFAFGGRRSRKRFCGCLDQLSLVHFRVSQGRQEYLCLQEGTLINGFGELKRDLKKLGMVSNCVRFFESLPFTPDGYAPAHELLLETLEALDEERPGSWFIPLMFRAKMAFSQGYQPDLERCRQCGGPLDAHHRAVFAVQEGGLYCLRCPSGGGTKISTSRETLSLLLRLARSGPKEWADWVPSARVREECVHLVDAFVQCHLGLTCEGNRFVRS, from the coding sequence ATGGAATTTTCTGAGAAGGTCCTGGTGCTGCGGGTGGGCACTTTTCGAGAAGCGGACTGCTGGGTCCGTTTTTTTTCTCCCACTCACGGCCTCCTGACCGCATTTGCCTTTGGAGGACGCCGTAGCCGCAAGCGTTTCTGCGGCTGTCTGGACCAGCTCAGTCTGGTCCATTTTCGTGTCAGCCAGGGTAGGCAAGAGTATTTGTGCCTGCAGGAAGGCACGCTCATCAACGGCTTTGGGGAGCTGAAACGCGATCTCAAAAAGCTCGGCATGGTCAGCAACTGCGTGCGTTTTTTCGAATCCCTGCCATTTACTCCCGACGGGTATGCCCCGGCTCACGAGCTGCTACTGGAGACTCTGGAGGCCCTGGACGAGGAGCGGCCGGGGTCATGGTTCATCCCGCTCATGTTCCGCGCCAAGATGGCCTTCTCCCAGGGCTATCAGCCGGATCTGGAGCGGTGCCGGCAGTGCGGCGGGCCTCTTGACGCCCATCACCGCGCCGTGTTCGCCGTGCAGGAGGGCGGGCTGTACTGCCTGCGCTGTCCTTCCGGCGGCGGAACCAAAATTTCCACTTCCCGCGAAACCCTGAGCCTGCTTTTGCGCCTGGCCCGCTCCGGCCCCAAGGAATGGGCGGACTGGGTGCCTTCGGCCCGGGTGCGGGAGGAATGCGTCCATCTGGTGGACGCCTTTGTTCAATGTCATCTTGGCCTGACCTGCGAAGGCAACCGCTTCGTGCGGAGCTGA
- the glyS gene encoding glycine--tRNA ligase subunit beta has translation MRHFVLEIGVEEMPARFLPLLDRELADRFSALLIEAGLAYGRVATASTPRRLVVDITGLSAVQKTEEIVVSGPPARIAFDADGNPTKAGLGFAKSQNVEFDQIYVEKTDKGEYLALKKTVGGRTAGEILAETCMAILPNLTFPKKMQWMGKECTFGRPVRWILAMLDDQIVPFAFAGLTASNQTRGHRVMGPGPFTVPHADEYARILNDQGKVILHAADRKQAIRAEGDRLAAEVGGSVEWLESLLDQVANLVETPRAMLGGFHEKFLELPAEVLLTSMETHQKSFGLRGADGKLLPYFLTAANIESREPALVRKGWERVLRARLEDARFFWESDCAATFDHWLDKLDKVIFIGPLGTMGDKTRRLEKLAAFIASRVAPELGESMARAGRLSKADLVSEMVYEFDDLQGKMGGIYARRQGESQTVAEALYEQYLPAGQDSPLPSSKAGAILSLADKLDNLAGCFGLGMMPTGAADPYALRRNALGVCRIILEMGLQVDIEVLLREAQKGYAGVIWKFGEDEALEKLMDFFGQRLRAYWNGQGIPTLVIEAAMAPGFADIHDTWLRVRALAEFSREDDFEASVLTFKRAANIIRKQADQDLSGAVREDLLEVDAEKSFWATLQGIEPVWADLAATADYAQMLSRLRVLRPAVDGFFDGVMVMCDDLALRTNRLNLLYRLVNTLGRVADFGKFQV, from the coding sequence ATGAGGCATTTTGTTCTTGAAATCGGCGTGGAGGAAATGCCGGCGCGTTTCCTGCCCCTGCTGGACCGCGAACTGGCGGATCGTTTTTCAGCCCTGCTTATCGAAGCGGGCCTAGCGTATGGCCGTGTCGCCACGGCCTCCACCCCCCGGCGGCTGGTGGTGGATATCACCGGCCTGTCCGCTGTGCAAAAGACCGAGGAGATCGTCGTGTCCGGGCCCCCGGCGCGTATAGCCTTCGATGCGGACGGCAATCCGACCAAGGCGGGTCTGGGCTTCGCCAAGTCCCAGAACGTTGAGTTCGATCAGATCTACGTCGAAAAGACGGACAAGGGCGAGTATCTGGCTCTCAAGAAAACCGTGGGCGGGCGCACGGCCGGTGAGATTCTGGCCGAAACCTGCATGGCGATCCTGCCGAACCTCACTTTTCCCAAGAAAATGCAGTGGATGGGCAAGGAATGCACTTTCGGGCGCCCGGTGCGCTGGATTCTGGCCATGCTTGACGACCAGATCGTGCCCTTCGCCTTTGCCGGACTGACCGCATCCAACCAGACCCGTGGTCACCGGGTCATGGGTCCCGGCCCGTTCACTGTGCCCCATGCCGACGAATACGCCCGGATTCTGAACGATCAGGGCAAGGTCATTCTGCATGCGGCCGACCGCAAGCAGGCGATCAGGGCCGAAGGCGACCGGCTGGCGGCCGAGGTGGGCGGCAGCGTGGAGTGGCTTGAATCCCTGCTCGATCAGGTCGCCAATCTGGTCGAAACCCCGCGCGCCATGCTTGGCGGATTTCATGAGAAATTTTTGGAACTGCCCGCCGAAGTGCTGCTGACCAGCATGGAGACGCACCAGAAGAGCTTTGGCCTGCGCGGCGCGGACGGAAAGCTGCTGCCGTACTTCCTGACCGCCGCCAATATCGAGTCCCGCGAACCGGCTTTGGTGCGCAAGGGCTGGGAGAGGGTGCTGCGCGCCCGTCTGGAGGACGCCCGCTTTTTCTGGGAATCCGACTGCGCCGCGACCTTCGATCATTGGCTGGACAAGCTGGACAAGGTCATTTTCATCGGTCCGCTTGGCACCATGGGCGACAAGACGCGCAGGCTCGAAAAGCTGGCCGCCTTCATCGCCTCCCGTGTCGCGCCGGAGCTTGGCGAGTCCATGGCTCGCGCCGGTCGGCTCTCCAAGGCCGATCTGGTTTCGGAGATGGTCTACGAGTTCGACGACCTGCAGGGCAAGATGGGCGGCATTTACGCCCGGCGCCAGGGCGAGAGCCAGACAGTGGCCGAGGCTCTCTATGAGCAGTACCTGCCCGCCGGACAGGATTCGCCCCTGCCTTCGAGCAAGGCCGGAGCCATCCTGTCCCTGGCCGACAAACTCGACAACCTGGCGGGCTGTTTCGGCCTCGGCATGATGCCCACCGGCGCGGCCGATCCCTACGCCTTGCGCCGCAACGCCCTTGGCGTGTGCCGCATCATTCTGGAAATGGGACTGCAGGTCGACATCGAAGTCCTGCTGCGCGAGGCACAGAAAGGCTATGCGGGCGTGATTTGGAAGTTCGGCGAGGACGAAGCCCTGGAAAAACTCATGGATTTCTTCGGGCAACGCCTGCGCGCCTACTGGAACGGGCAGGGCATCCCGACCCTGGTCATCGAGGCGGCCATGGCTCCCGGTTTTGCGGACATTCATGATACCTGGCTGCGGGTTCGCGCCTTGGCGGAATTCAGTCGCGAGGATGATTTTGAGGCTTCGGTTCTGACCTTCAAGCGTGCGGCCAACATTATCCGCAAGCAGGCCGATCAGGATCTTTCGGGCGCAGTGCGCGAAGATCTTCTTGAGGTCGATGCGGAAAAATCGTTTTGGGCCACCTTGCAGGGGATCGAGCCTGTCTGGGCAGATTTGGCGGCTACGGCCGACTATGCGCAGATGTTGTCTCGCCTGCGGGTGCTGCGTCCGGCCGTTGACGGATTCTTCGACGGGGTCATGGTCATGTGCGACGACCTTGCGTTGCGCACAAATCGCTTGAATTTGCTGTATCGGTTGGTCAACACCCTGGGGCGTGTTGCCGATTTTGGGAAATTTCAGGTCTAG
- a CDS encoding RodZ domain-containing protein, with product MDLIEIGTALREGREQKGLTVEAVEEKTKIAPSVIIALEEGNSARFPHAVYARGFVRSYALLLGLDAQELCAHFSREYPVPKDTDQPDSHAPQIHVKMHDSGNVVVTVRIVAILGILILGALGWYVFDQYRSKAPVAPAPAEEQTAPVVPPAEVLPSGSLPAPLTQMQEVAATPAEQPAANMTASNASEEALNATVPEQAPVAAPAAVVAAEPAARPETVTAPALSAGERTMRIVAHSASWLQARPDDRVLDYFLRKGETTTITFSTSLSIKFGNAGGVKLELDGQPYPFEGTLGEVKTLVVE from the coding sequence ATGGATTTGATTGAGATCGGAACCGCGTTGCGCGAAGGCCGCGAACAGAAGGGGCTGACAGTCGAGGCGGTCGAAGAGAAGACCAAGATAGCCCCTTCCGTCATTATCGCGCTGGAAGAAGGCAACAGCGCTCGATTTCCTCATGCAGTCTATGCCCGGGGGTTTGTGCGGAGCTATGCCCTGCTGCTGGGCCTGGATGCGCAGGAGTTGTGCGCTCATTTCAGCCGTGAATATCCTGTGCCCAAGGATACCGACCAGCCTGATTCCCATGCGCCCCAGATTCACGTCAAAATGCACGATTCAGGCAATGTCGTGGTCACCGTGCGCATTGTCGCGATTCTTGGCATCTTGATCCTCGGAGCCCTCGGCTGGTATGTTTTCGATCAGTATCGTTCAAAGGCCCCCGTGGCTCCCGCCCCGGCGGAAGAGCAGACGGCGCCTGTCGTCCCTCCGGCGGAAGTCCTGCCGTCCGGTTCTCTGCCTGCCCCATTGACCCAGATGCAGGAAGTGGCGGCCACGCCGGCAGAACAACCCGCGGCGAACATGACCGCGAGCAACGCCTCTGAAGAAGCGCTGAACGCGACCGTCCCGGAACAGGCCCCGGTTGCCGCGCCGGCAGCGGTGGTCGCAGCGGAACCGGCCGCCCGGCCGGAAACGGTCACTGCACCCGCGCTATCCGCCGGGGAGCGTACCATGCGTATCGTAGCCCATTCCGCGAGTTGGCTGCAGGCACGACCCGACGACAGGGTTCTGGATTATTTTTTGCGCAAGGGCGAAACGACCACCATCACCTTCAGCACGTCCCTGAGCATCAAGTTCGGCAATGCGGGCGGGGTCAAGCTTGAACTCGATGGCCAGCCCTATCCTTTCGAGGGAACTCTCGGCGAGGTCAAGACCCTGGTCGTGGAGTAG
- a CDS encoding molybdopterin biosynthesis protein, with product MKKRNIYLKTLPVSEALRLTMEALDRDRLVGRETIPSHQACGRVTAQAVYAVCSSPTFHSAAMDGYALKAESTFAAREGRPVRLLKGSQCAAVNTGHPLPEGMDGVLMIEKAVRDTDDAIELETPVFPMQHVRRIGEDIVATELLLPQNRQLSPYDVGGLLSAGIWEVPVWEQLRMAFIPTGDEVLDFTTRPSPRPGQVIESNSQVFAGLAAAQGCLFTRVDPVPDNEEALTAAVREAVNGPNHVIVIGAGSSAGSKDFSRSIIEGLGQVLVHGIDLMPGKPSILGVAGGKLIVGAPGYPVSAVVCFEELLIPLLSWLSRKTPPVRPIATVELSRKVPSKLGTEELVRLAIGRVGEKLVATPLGRGAGMLTTLIRAQGVTRIPVDSEGAEAASMVRAELLVPEAELDQTLVVVGSHDNILDVLGNELMGLPRPVRIASSHVGSMGGLTALKNRSALMAGTHLFDEDSGDFNFPFFRKYLPGLDVACVNLAIRHQGLIVAKGNPLGIIGVEDLVRPEVRFINRQRGAGTRILLDYHLRQAGIGPEQVNGYEKEEFTHMAVAVNVLTGTASCGLGIFAAANALGLDFVPLARERYDLAFLPELADWKIETALGLIRSQAFKERIEKLGGYETALTGRIMEPGQGLG from the coding sequence TGTACGCGGTGTGCTCCTCCCCGACGTTTCACAGCGCGGCCATGGACGGCTACGCACTCAAAGCCGAGTCCACCTTTGCCGCCCGCGAAGGACGACCCGTGCGGCTGCTCAAGGGCAGCCAGTGCGCAGCCGTGAACACGGGGCATCCTCTGCCCGAGGGCATGGACGGGGTGCTTATGATCGAGAAGGCCGTGCGCGACACCGATGACGCCATCGAGCTTGAAACCCCGGTCTTTCCCATGCAGCACGTGCGGCGCATCGGCGAGGACATCGTGGCCACGGAGCTGCTTCTGCCGCAGAACAGGCAGCTGTCCCCCTACGATGTGGGCGGGCTGCTCAGCGCCGGCATCTGGGAGGTGCCGGTCTGGGAGCAGCTGCGCATGGCATTCATCCCCACCGGCGACGAGGTCCTCGATTTCACCACGCGCCCAAGCCCTCGTCCGGGCCAGGTCATTGAAAGCAATTCCCAGGTTTTCGCAGGGTTGGCGGCCGCCCAGGGGTGTCTTTTCACCCGCGTCGATCCGGTTCCGGACAACGAGGAGGCCCTGACCGCGGCGGTGCGCGAGGCCGTGAACGGCCCCAACCATGTGATCGTCATCGGGGCCGGGTCTTCGGCCGGTTCTAAGGATTTTTCCCGCTCCATCATCGAGGGCCTTGGGCAGGTGCTGGTGCATGGGATCGATCTCATGCCCGGCAAGCCGTCCATTCTGGGCGTGGCGGGCGGCAAGCTGATCGTCGGCGCGCCGGGGTATCCGGTCTCGGCGGTGGTCTGCTTCGAAGAACTGCTCATTCCGCTTTTGTCCTGGTTGTCCCGTAAAACGCCGCCTGTCCGTCCGATTGCAACGGTGGAGCTGTCCCGCAAGGTGCCCTCCAAGCTTGGCACCGAAGAGCTGGTCCGTCTGGCCATCGGCCGGGTCGGAGAAAAGCTGGTGGCCACGCCCCTCGGGCGCGGAGCGGGTATGCTGACGACCCTCATCCGCGCTCAGGGCGTGACCCGCATCCCGGTTGACAGCGAGGGGGCCGAGGCCGCCTCCATGGTCCGGGCCGAGCTGCTTGTCCCGGAAGCGGAGCTGGATCAGACCCTGGTCGTGGTCGGCAGCCACGACAACATCCTCGACGTGCTTGGCAACGAGCTGATGGGCCTGCCCCGGCCGGTGCGTATCGCCTCCAGTCATGTGGGTTCCATGGGCGGCCTCACGGCCCTTAAAAACCGTTCGGCGCTTATGGCCGGAACTCATCTTTTCGACGAGGACAGTGGGGATTTCAATTTTCCCTTTTTCCGCAAGTACCTGCCCGGCCTCGACGTGGCCTGCGTCAATCTGGCCATCCGTCATCAGGGGCTCATCGTGGCCAAGGGCAATCCCCTGGGCATCATCGGAGTCGAGGATCTTGTCCGGCCCGAAGTGCGTTTCATCAACCGTCAGCGCGGCGCCGGGACGCGCATTCTGCTTGACTACCACCTGCGGCAGGCCGGGATTGGGCCGGAGCAGGTGAACGGGTACGAGAAGGAGGAGTTCACGCACATGGCCGTGGCCGTCAACGTGCTGACTGGAACGGCCTCCTGTGGATTGGGTATTTTCGCAGCCGCGAACGCCCTGGGGCTTGATTTCGTACCCCTGGCCAGGGAACGCTACGATTTGGCGTTTTTGCCGGAACTTGCGGACTGGAAGATCGAAACGGCGCTGGGACTGATCCGCTCGCAGGCCTTCAAGGAACGTATCGAAAAGCTGGGCGGCTACGAGACCGCCCTCACCGGCCGCATCATGGAACCGGGCCAGGGGCTGGGGTAG